GTTCTTTGCGTTTTTCTACAACGTGCTTGGGATACCGATCGCCGCCGGCGTTCTCTATCCCGCGTTCGGCCTGCTGCTCAGTCCTATTATCGCCAGCGCCGCGATGAGTCTGAGCTCGGTGTCAGTAATCACCAACGCGCTCAGGCTCAGGAGAGTGAGTCTTTAGCCCAGGAGATCGACTTTTCATACGCCGGAAAGCTGCTGGCAGTGTCACGTTGACAACTCGATCTCAGGTTCGATAGGTGTTAGGCGCCGAGCGAGAAGACAAACGCAGCGTGGCTGATTCGAACAAACCCGATCCTGATTCCCGGGCCAACGACGAACGGGTTGAGGCGCTCGCCCAAGAGCTCGCCGACCGTCTGCGCGCGATGCCCAATCGCCAGGAACTCACCGACTACGCGGTCAGCCTGCTCAAGGAAAGCAACGAGGATGCGGGCGCGTCCGAGCAGGCGGCGGCGATGGTCGAGCGGGCGGCGCGCAACGATCCCTTCAACCCGATCGCATTTGCAATTCCACTGCTGGTGATCGGCGCGATACTATGCGCGACGGGAATTCTGGCCGGCGTAGGGCTGGGCGTAATCGGGATCGCATTGCTGATGGTGCTGTGGGGATTGATCGTTGCGGTCTTCGGCCGCTTCCGCCGGCAGGGGCAGGGGCAGGGCTGAGCCCTTGTATCTTGCGGTCAGCATCGCAAGATGGATTGAAACTTGGGCGCGGCATGAAGGAAGAATCACCTGCGCGGTGGGCGGCAGGGGCTGCGGGCCCTGCACCCGCAGTGAGAAGACGCGAAAATCTGCGCAGCGCATCTTTTCGCGACTACGCGAGCGGGGGGTGACTCCTGCACCCAGTGAAAAGTGATAAGACGAAGATGCGGGACTTGATCCGCGACGCGAACTCGGTCGCCGGGGCAAAATAATTGCTCCGGCGGTTCAACTTCTTCCGGCCGCTGCACCGCTCGGTTTCGTCCGTTCGAGCGTATAGAAATCCCGACTTAATGGGGCTTCTATGTTGCAGAACATGGGCAAAATTAGGTAGCCTTGCCCAGTATTTCGCGCGCGCTTGCGATCGAGCCTCAAGGACCGGAATCTTTTGCGGTGAATTTGCTCAAATTGTGGCGGGCGCCCCTGGCGGGCAGCTCCTGGGAGTTTAGGGTAGCGGATGGCCAAGTTTGATTGGAAGGAAACGAAACGCCAGATAACCGATTCGCAGGCCTGGCAGTCCATATTCAGACACGGATACGAAGACACGCCGCGCAACCGGATCCTGATGGTCTCCGGCAACGTGTGGCTGCATCTGCATCCGGCGAAAGTGCAAAAACACGCGGTGCGCATGCGCTTCACCTGGTGCATGGGCGGCATCACGTTTTTGCTTTTCCTGGTGACGGTGGTCACCGGCGTGTACCTGATGTTCTACTATCGGCCGACGGCGGAATACGCCTACGCCGACATGAAGTACCTGGAATTCGACATGCCGTTCGGGATGTTGATGCGCAATATGCATCGATGGGCCGCGCACGGAATGGTGATCGCGGTGTGGTTGCACATGTTCCGCGTGTTCATGACCGGCTCGTACAAGCCGCCGCGCGAGTTCAACTGGGTGGTCGGCGTGATCCTGCTGGTGCTGACGCTGCTGCTGTCGTTCACCGGATACCTGTTGCCGTGGGATCAACTTTCCATCTGGGCGGTGACGGTCGGCTCGAACATGGCGCGCGCCACGCCGCTGCTTGGACACGGCGGTCCGTTCCATGAAGTGCTCGGGGTGAATCCGGTTTACGACGCGCGCGCATTTATTTTCGGCGGCGCGGAAATCGGACCGCACACGCTGCTGCGTTTCTACATTTTGCACTGCATCTTTTTTCCCTTGATCGCGGGCATCTTCATGGCGGTGCACTTCTGGCGAAT
This portion of the Candidatus Binatus sp. genome encodes:
- a CDS encoding cytochrome b N-terminal domain-containing protein, whose translation is MAKFDWKETKRQITDSQAWQSIFRHGYEDTPRNRILMVSGNVWLHLHPAKVQKHAVRMRFTWCMGGITFLLFLVTVVTGVYLMFYYRPTAEYAYADMKYLEFDMPFGMLMRNMHRWAAHGMVIAVWLHMFRVFMTGSYKPPREFNWVVGVILLVLTLLLSFTGYLLPWDQLSIWAVTVGSNMARATPLLGHGGPFHEVLGVNPVYDARAFIFGGAEIGPHTLLRFYILHCIFFPLIAGIFMAVHFWRIRRDGMSGPL